GTATGGTGTTTCAGCATGTTGTACAACAAAGTGGAGCAAAAGCAGGAATGGCTGGATTGCGCTATCCAGGGCGCCGAATTTCTGAAAAAGCATGGCCGGGATGCAGCAGGCAACTGGTACTTTTCACTCACCCGCACCGGTGATCCATTGATTCAGCCCTGCAATATTTTCTCCGATTGCTTCGCTGCCATGGCTTATGGACAATTATACCAGGCTACCGGCAATGAAGCATACAGCAAAATTGCTACCGACACTTTTCATAATATCCTGCAAAGACAGGAAAACCCGAAAGGCCAGTATTCCAAAGCCTTTCCGGGCACCAGGCCGCTGCAGAATTTTGCACTGCCCATGATCCTCTGCAACCTCGTATTGGAAATGGAAACACTGCTGGACAAGGAAGTAGTGGAAACCACTATCAGCAACGGTATCCGCTCTGTAATGGATATTTTCTACCAGCCATCAATGGGGCTGATCCTCGAAAACATTACACCGGATGGTGAGTTCTCCGACTCCTTTGAAGGACGACTGATCAATCCGGGTCACGGCCTCGAAGCCATGTGGTTTATCATGGACCTGGCTACCCGCAACAACAACCAGGACCTGATCATAAAAGCAAAAGATATTACCCTTTCCATCCTGGAATACGGATGGGATAAGGAAAACGGCGGCATCTTCTATTTCCTGGATGTAAAAGGCGCACCTCCACAACAACTGGAATGGGATCAGAAATTATGGTGGGTGCATATTGAAACCATCATCAGTTTACTCAAAGGCTATCTGCATACCGGCGATGAACGTTGCTGGGAATGGTTCGAAAAAGTACATGCCTATACCTGGTCACATTTCCCCGATGCTGAAAATGGTGAATGGTTTGGCTATCTTAACAGGCAGGGAGATCCTTTGTTACAATTAAAAGGCGGTAAATGGAAAGGTTGTTTCCACGTACCCAGAGGGCTTTATCAGGGCTGGAATACATTACAGCAGATAGCAGCTAAAAAAGAATCGTTATCCACTCAAGTAAGTTAATTATGGCGGTTATTTCCACTTCTGAGGCAGTACATACTACATCTCATACAGATAGTAAGCAGTCGTATATGCCTGCACTGATTTCCCTGGCTGTCCTGTATTTCATGATGGGTTTCATCACCTGTCTGAATGATACGCTGGTGCCTTTTTTTAAGAAAGGATTCACGCTAACGTATTCGCAGTCGTCATTGGTACAGTTCTATTTCTTTCTTACCTATGGTATTATGTCAGTACCTGCGGGGAAGATTGTGAGCAGGACCGGTTACAAGAACGGAATGGTATTAGGCTTTGCTGTAGCGGCATTTGGAGGACTCCTCTTTTACCCGGCTTCTGTATTTCATCAATATATCCTTTTCCTGGCTGCGTTATTTGTGATTGCTATTGGCATTGTGATTTTGCAGGTGGCCGCCAATCCTTATATCACGGCATTGGGCCCCGCTAAAACAGCATCAGCAAGGCTAACGCTCATCCAGGGTATCGGCTCTGCCGGTACTACCGTAGCACCGTTATTCGGCGCACATTTTATATTATCCCGGCTACAGGAGTCAGGCGCTTCCAGTGAGGCAGTGCGCTATCCTTATCTGGGCATTGCAGCATTGCTGCTCATCATTGCTTTTGCCGTTTCCCGTTTATCCTTGCCCGTTATTAGCACAGTGAACAATGCACAAACATTACCCACGGGGAAACAAGGCAGTATTTTTTCCTTCCGCCAGCTCAAATTCGGTACCATTGGCATCTTTATGTATGTGGGTGCAGAGGTGTCCATCGGTACCTTTCTTACTAATTACATCGTAGATCTGCTGGGTATCCCGGAGAATGCAGCCAATAATTATGTGGCATTCTACTGGGGAGGAATGCTGGTAGGCAGATTGATGGGCGCGGGTTTGTTGCGGGTCCTGAAACCGGCTATGGTACTATCGGTATGCGCTGCCCTGGCAGTAGTGCTGATCCTCATTTCGGTAAATACCACCGGTATGCTGGCGGTATGGACAATGATTGCCGTTGGCTTGTGTAATGCCGTGATGTTTGCCACTATCTTTTCCTTGTCTGTTCAGGGCGTAGGCCAGCGTACCACCGCTGCATCAGGACTGCTATCCACCGCTATCTGCGGAGGCGCGATCATTTCCTATGCACAGGGGTTCCTGAAAGATCATGGTACCTGGCAAATAGCTTTCCTGATACCGGTTGCATGTTATCTCTATATTTTGTTCTATGGCCTGAATGGCTATAAAGCAAAACAACAATAGTATCAAAATACCTTTGGCAGTTGCTCCATCTCATGGTCAGGCAACTGCCAAAGGCTTTCTCCGGTCAAAAATCATTTTGTTAATTCAAAGAAAACAATACCTTTGCAATCCTTTTTGACGAAGAAAGGTTGATCTTTTTATATATTAGCACGCGGCCCTCAGGGGCGCGTCAATAACAAAAGTTCTTACATTTTATTCTCCCGGGTGTGGTGAAATTGGTAGACATGCCAGACTTAGGATCTGGTGCCGCGAGGCATGGGGGTTCGAGTCCCTCCACCCGGACATTTAAGGGGAAAATTGAAAAATTTTCCCCTTTTTTTATGCCCTGAAACGCGGGCCTCTCCCCTTTATAAATATATAAAATCAACCTGTCAGCAACTCCGGTATGTAAGCGGAGGCAGGCGCTTTTAGCCTATATTTATATTATTGTATCACAAATGCTGCTATGAAAAAAGAAGAAACCAGCGAACAGGCCGGCGTAAAAGAAATCGCAAGAAGAGCAGGCGTATCCAGGGCTACGGTGGACAGGGTGATCCATAAACGAAAAGGCGTTTCCGGCAAAACACGCGACAAGATCAATACCATCATTGCAGAACTGAACTACCAGCCAAACCTGCATGCACAGCGCCTGGCTTCCCGGAAAGTGATACATATTGCCACCCTCATTCCCCAAAGCTCCGATGAAACCAGCTTTTGGGAAGGCCCTTTGAAAGGCATTGAGGATGCCGAAGCGGAAGTGATGCAGTTCAGTGTAAAGGTGTATAAATATTTTTACGACCAGGACGATAAAAAATCGTTCGTACAGCAGGCAAATGCCATCCTTAAAATGAAGCCGGATGGTATACTGCTGGCGCCTTCTTTCATGGAAGAATCAATGGCGTTTATAGCCAGCTGCGATAAGCTGGGCATTCCCTATGTGTTCATGGACTCTGATATACCCGGTCGCAACAACCTGTGCTATATTGGTCCGGACCTTTACCAGAGCGGGTTTCTCGCTGCCCACCTGATCAGCTACCTGTTGCGTGATAATGATAAAGTGCTGATTGTAAATATTTCAAAAGAAATTGATAATGACCACCACCTGCTAAGGAAAGAAGAAGGCTTCCGAGCGTATTATAAAGAACACGGACAGGAACACATCATCATCAAACGAAATATCCACCGCCTTGACCATGCTTCCATTGAAGCCGGTATTTCAAAAGAGTTGCAACTGCATAAAGATATCAGGGTGATCTTTGTTACCAATTCCAGGGTATCCGCAGTGGCAGGCTATATACAGCGCCTACAGCACAAAATTATACTGGTGGGATACGATTTCCTGAAAGAGAATATTGACTACCTGCACGACCGTACCATTGATTTTCTTATCTGTCAGAAGCCCGTGCAACAGGCATACAAAGGCGTAATGGCACTATACCAGCACATTGCTTTTGCCACTCCCGTGGAAAAGATGAATTATATGCCCATCGATATCATTACCCGGGAAAACTTCACCTCTTACGAAAAGTAAGCAGCCCAGATTTTCTTCACAATTGGTTTAAAACAGCTACCATATTGAATTTTACAATAGCAAAAGGACTTAAAACATCCCGGTAAATAAGGATAAAAACAAAGAAATTGGAAAAAATTAAAAATTTACGGGCACGCACCCGTAAAAATATGTAAATTAGATTTTAGAAAGATGATCAACCAGCATTTCTACTGCTTTTGAAGACACCGATCCTCCGGCAGTACCAGCAGAACAGTGAACGATCCATCATGCAGCGGACCCGCGGATGAAAGTAAACAGCAAACATCAACAATATGTGAGCAGTGACTTCGATACTTAATTTTCCTTCATAAAAAATTAAACCCGGCATACATGAAAACGCATCACTCACCAGAAGGCGCCTCCAACCCGCGCAGATCTTTTCTGAAATCCTCTGGCATGCTTACCGCAGGGCTCTTTCTGGGAGGCTCTTTACGCGCATCCGTACCGTTTCACCTAAGCGGACCGGGCAACATCAATACTCCCGCAATATTGGGCGGACAACCGGTACGCCCCGCCCAATGGATCAAATGGCCCATCTGGAAACCCGAAACCGACGAACAAAGAGTCATAGAAGTAATCCGCAGCGGGATATGGTCAAGAGCCGCCGTAGTCACCGAATTTGAAAAAGAATGGGCAGCAGCCCTGGGCGCTAAAAGAAGCCTGGCAGTTGTAAACGGTACCAACGCCCTGGTAGTGGCGCTGAACCAGCTCAACATCAGAACCGGCGATGAAGTACTCGTTCCCCCATATACCTTTATCGCCACGATCAGTGCTGTGCTTTCCAACGGCGCTATGCCCATATTTGTAGATATTGATCCTGACACCTACCAGATAGATCCTGACAAACTGGAAGCAAAGATCACTCCCCGCACCAAGGCTATTTTACCCGTACACATCCTGGGCCAACCGGCAGATATGGACCGCATCATGGCCATCGCACAAAAACATAACCTGGTTGTTATTGAAGACGCCTGCCAGGCCCACCTCGCAGAATACGATCATAAAAAAGTAGGCGCCATCGGACATGCAGGCTGCTTCAGCTTTCAGAATTCCAAGAACCTCGCCATCGGAGAAGGCGGCGCCATTGTAAGCAATGATGACGCGTTTATGGACCGCTGCTTTTCTTACCAGAACTACGGCTACCCTTACGGCACCATGGTGGGCGCAATAAGCGCCGGCAGCACCATGCAGGGCACCAAAGTAAGGCTCACAGAATACCAGGCAGCCATCGGGCTTTCACTACTGAAACGGCTGGATGGCGAAACCACCATCCGTAACAACAATGCCGCCTATCTCAAATCACTGATAAACGGCATCCCCGGCATCCGCCCTTATAAACTCTATGATAAAGTAACAAGAAGTGCGTTCCACTTATTCCCCTTCCGGTACAACCAGGCAGCGTTTAAAGGATTACCGCGTGAGGAATTCCTGAAAGCACTCAGGGCGGAAGGTATCCCCTGCTCCGGCGGATATACCGTATTGAACGACCAGCTGTTCCTGAAAGATGCCTTTGAATCCAAAGCCTATCAGAACTCCTACCCGAAGGAACAACTCAACTTTGAAAAGTATGTAGCAGAAAACAAATGCCCGGAGAATGAACAGCTGTGCAAAGAAGCCGTATGGTTCACACAAAATATGCTGCTGGGACCCAAAACAGACATGGACGATATTGCTTCAGCCATTTCCCGGATACATCAGCATGCAGAGAAAATAAAACTGGCCGAAAAAAAATAAACGATTGATGACTATGAGTATCCGCTACATTTTTCAATTGAAAAAATTGAAACCAGGGTTTATATGCCTGTTCTTTTTTATCCTCCTCGCATCTCCGCTGGCTGCAAAGGAAAAAGGATGGAAAGCAGGTGCTGCACGCGTAAACATCACTCCCGCTAAACCCATGTGGATGGCCGGTTTTGCGGCAAGGACCCATCCCGCTGAAGGCAAGATACACGACCTATGGGCAAAGGCCCTGATAATAGAAGATGCCGACGGTAAAAAAGCAGTATTAGTTACAACAGATCTGCTGGGCATTCCCAAAGCAATGTCCGACCGCATCCGGGATCAACTAAAAACAAAATTCGGTTTACTGCGCGAACAGATCATGCTAAACAGCTCCCACACACATTCCGGACCGGTACTGGAAACAGCACTCTCTGATATTTATCCACTCAACCAGGAACAGATCAACCTCATCAACCAATATTCCGCCACTCTTGAAACCAAAATCGTTGCGCTGGTAGGCGACGCTATCCGCGACCTGGAACCAGCGGAATTGTTTGTAGAGAATGGTGTTACACGCTTCCAGGTAAACCGGCGGAACAATAATGCCGGACTGATACCCTGGATTTCAGATCTCAGCGGTCCCAATGAT
The Chitinophaga sp. MM2321 DNA segment above includes these coding regions:
- a CDS encoding AGE family epimerase/isomerase; translation: MRYEEYAALYKNNLLDDVVPFWLKNSQDPQYGGYFTCLDTTGKVFDTDKFIWLQCRQVWCFSMLYNKVEQKQEWLDCAIQGAEFLKKHGRDAAGNWYFSLTRTGDPLIQPCNIFSDCFAAMAYGQLYQATGNEAYSKIATDTFHNILQRQENPKGQYSKAFPGTRPLQNFALPMILCNLVLEMETLLDKEVVETTISNGIRSVMDIFYQPSMGLILENITPDGEFSDSFEGRLINPGHGLEAMWFIMDLATRNNNQDLIIKAKDITLSILEYGWDKENGGIFYFLDVKGAPPQQLEWDQKLWWVHIETIISLLKGYLHTGDERCWEWFEKVHAYTWSHFPDAENGEWFGYLNRQGDPLLQLKGGKWKGCFHVPRGLYQGWNTLQQIAAKKESLSTQVS
- a CDS encoding sugar MFS transporter, with protein sequence MAVISTSEAVHTTSHTDSKQSYMPALISLAVLYFMMGFITCLNDTLVPFFKKGFTLTYSQSSLVQFYFFLTYGIMSVPAGKIVSRTGYKNGMVLGFAVAAFGGLLFYPASVFHQYILFLAALFVIAIGIVILQVAANPYITALGPAKTASARLTLIQGIGSAGTTVAPLFGAHFILSRLQESGASSEAVRYPYLGIAALLLIIAFAVSRLSLPVISTVNNAQTLPTGKQGSIFSFRQLKFGTIGIFMYVGAEVSIGTFLTNYIVDLLGIPENAANNYVAFYWGGMLVGRLMGAGLLRVLKPAMVLSVCAALAVVLILISVNTTGMLAVWTMIAVGLCNAVMFATIFSLSVQGVGQRTTAASGLLSTAICGGAIISYAQGFLKDHGTWQIAFLIPVACYLYILFYGLNGYKAKQQ
- a CDS encoding substrate-binding domain-containing protein — its product is MKKEETSEQAGVKEIARRAGVSRATVDRVIHKRKGVSGKTRDKINTIIAELNYQPNLHAQRLASRKVIHIATLIPQSSDETSFWEGPLKGIEDAEAEVMQFSVKVYKYFYDQDDKKSFVQQANAILKMKPDGILLAPSFMEESMAFIASCDKLGIPYVFMDSDIPGRNNLCYIGPDLYQSGFLAAHLISYLLRDNDKVLIVNISKEIDNDHHLLRKEEGFRAYYKEHGQEHIIIKRNIHRLDHASIEAGISKELQLHKDIRVIFVTNSRVSAVAGYIQRLQHKIILVGYDFLKENIDYLHDRTIDFLICQKPVQQAYKGVMALYQHIAFATPVEKMNYMPIDIITRENFTSYEK
- a CDS encoding aminotransferase class I/II-fold pyridoxal phosphate-dependent enzyme; its protein translation is MKTHHSPEGASNPRRSFLKSSGMLTAGLFLGGSLRASVPFHLSGPGNINTPAILGGQPVRPAQWIKWPIWKPETDEQRVIEVIRSGIWSRAAVVTEFEKEWAAALGAKRSLAVVNGTNALVVALNQLNIRTGDEVLVPPYTFIATISAVLSNGAMPIFVDIDPDTYQIDPDKLEAKITPRTKAILPVHILGQPADMDRIMAIAQKHNLVVIEDACQAHLAEYDHKKVGAIGHAGCFSFQNSKNLAIGEGGAIVSNDDAFMDRCFSYQNYGYPYGTMVGAISAGSTMQGTKVRLTEYQAAIGLSLLKRLDGETTIRNNNAAYLKSLINGIPGIRPYKLYDKVTRSAFHLFPFRYNQAAFKGLPREEFLKALRAEGIPCSGGYTVLNDQLFLKDAFESKAYQNSYPKEQLNFEKYVAENKCPENEQLCKEAVWFTQNMLLGPKTDMDDIASAISRIHQHAEKIKLAEKK